The genomic region AAACTTCCCCACCGAATCGCCAATCCTCTGAATTTTTTACTGACACCAGAGTTCCTACCGAAAACATTATAAATTTAGAGTAAACTTTACCTCCTACTAAAAGCACTGAACTAAGTTCAATGAAGGTTAATTCATGAAAATTCACGAGTATCAGGCAAAAGAAATCCTGAGAAGGCACAAAGCCAACGTTCCATTTGGTGTCGTAATCGATAAGAAAGAAAACGCATCCAAAGCCCATGACGAAGTTACCTCCAAAACCGGCGGTTCTGTCGTAGTTGTAAAAGCGCAAATCCACGCCGGCGGGCGCGGAAAGGGTGGCGGCGTTAAAGTAACCAAAACCAAAGAAGATGCAATCGCAGCCGTAGACAAAATTCTCGGTATGCAACTCATCACTCCCCAAACCGGACCCGAAGGAAAGAAAGTCCTGAAAGTGTATCTGGAACAGGGAATCGATATCGCAAAGGAATATTATCTAAGTATCCTTCTGGATCGTTCCATTCGCAAGACCATCATCATGGCTTCCACGGAAGGCGGGATGGAAATCGAAGAAGTAGCGGAAACTCATCCTGAAAAGATTTTGAAAATCGCAATCGATCCGGGAATCGGACTCCAAGTAAACCAAGCAAGACAACTCGCCTTCGATCTCGGACTTCCCGCCGAATCACACAAGTCTTTCCAAAGTTTGGTGTTGGCGATTTATGAAGCGTATATCAAAGAAGACGCTTCCCTTTTGGAAATCAACCCTCTCATTCTTACCAAACAAAACGAAATCATCGCGGGAGATTGTAAGATCGACCTCGACGAAAACGCTCTCTACCGTCACGCGGACAACGCGGCTTTCAGAGATATCACCGAAGAGGATCCTCTCGAAGTTCAAGCTTCCGAGTTCAACCTCAACTACGTCAAGTTAGACGGTAACATCGGTTGTATGGTCAACGGAGCCGGTCTTGCGATGGCGACTATGGACATCGTAAAACTCGCCGGTGCCGAACCTGCAAACTTCCTCGACGTGGGAGGTGGAGCGAACAAAACCACCGTAACCAACGGATTCAAAATCATCCTCGGCGACCCGAACGTAAAAGGGATCTTCGTAAACATCTTCGGTGGAATCGTTCGTTGCGATATGGTTGCCGAAGGGATCATCGAAGCCGCTAAGGCAGTGGATCTAAAGGTTCCCCTCGTGGTTCGTCTCCAAGGAACGAACTCGGAATTAGGAAGAGAAGTCCTCAACAAAAGCGGACTGAAAATTACCGGAGTCGACGATCTCCGTGAAGCGGCAAGCACCATTGCCAAATTGATTCAATAAGAGAGAGCACACATGGCAGTATTAGTTGATGAAAATACAAAAGTCGTAGTTCAGGGAATCACCGGTAAGGAAGGTTCCTTTCACGCGACACAAATGCTCGCTTACGGCACAAAGGTTGTTGCCGGAGTGACTCCCGGAAAAGGCGGAAGCAAATGGGAAGATAAGGTTCCCGTATTCAACACGATCAAGGATTCCGTAAAGAACGAAGGCGCAAACGCAGCGGTTATTTTCGTTCCTCCCGCATTCGCGGCGGACGCGATCATCGAAGGGATTCTCGCGGAACTTCCGCTCGTGATTTGTATCACGGAAGGAATTCCTACGCACGATATGTTGAAAGTTTACAGCGTTCTTAGAAATTCCAAAACAAGACTCGTCGGTCCGAACTGCCCCGGAGTGATTACTCCTCGTGCAAAACAAAAACTCGGAATTATGCCCGGTTTTATCCACAGCCCAGGTTCGGTTGGAATCGTTTCCCGTTCCGGAACCTTAACTTACGAGTCCGTTGCTCAGATCACGAAACAAGGTCTGGGACAATCCACTTGTATCGGAATCGGCGGGGACCCTGTTCCAGGAATGAACCACACCGAAGCAATCAAATTGTTGAACGAAGACCCTGAAACCAAGGGAATCGTAATGATCGGTGAGATCGGCGGAACTTCCGAAGAAGAAGCCGCAGAATACATCAAGAATCACGTAAAAAAACCGGTGGTCGGTTTTATCGCTGGTCAAACCGCTCCTCCCGGCAAAAGAATGGGGCACGCGGGTGCGATCATCAGCGGTGGTTTAGGAACTGCAACCTCCAAAATGAAAGCGATGCAGGAAGCGGGCATTCAAGTTTGCCAATCGATCGCGGAAGTTGGAGAAAAAATGAAGAAGGCTCTGGGGTAACCAGGGTCTATTCTACAAGGGTCCAAAACGGAAGGAGCACGGAATGGAAAATAAGGTCAAAAATTCTCAAACAAGGATTCCGAAAGTTCGGGAAATTTCCCGGATACTTTTAGGAAGTTTCGTTCTTCTTCTGTCGACGACACTTTTTGCGGAAGGAACTCTTCTCAAACTCTCCACGGAAGAAACCGTAAAACGCGCTCTCGAAAGCAATTATAACTTACAGAATCTTCGTTACGAATTGGCGAAATCCGATACGAATTTTTTGAAAAACGATTCCAAGTATTCTTGGAGATTGGTAGCGGACGGAAGAGCGAGTCAGTCCATTCTTCCTTTTAACCAAGCGAACCTCCTCTCAGGGACGAAGATCTCCGACGATACCATCAAGGGCGGGATCGAAAAAACCCTACAAACGACCGGAACCTACTTCAAAGTGGAAGCCGGAACGAGAAGATTCGACTCGAACGCTTTTGAAAACGCGGCCACAACTCCGGCCGGATTCGCGGCGTTGGGAATTCCTCCTTTGTATACCGGTTTTGTTAGAGCGACCATCAGCCAGGACTTGCTCAAAAATTCTTTCGGTTATAAGGGAAGAAACGAAGTAAAAATTCTCGAGTCCCAAGCCGAGATCGCAAAAAACCAAGTCTCTCAACAAATCTCCGGTGTGATCGTGGATTCTCTCGTCGACTTCTGGGATTATTCCATCAAAACCCAAGCCGTTAAGACTTACAGACAACTCGTTGAGAATACGAAAAACATCCGCAATCTTACCGCTCGTAAACAAGGACTAGGACTTTCCGAAAGTTTCGAAGTCAATCAGTGGAACGCACTTCTCGCCCAAGCGGAAAACCAATTGGAAACCGCTCAGGTTCAAAAAGAAGAAGCGAAACGTAAACTCGTTCGTTCCTTGAAAATTCCGGACGGAACCACCCTTTCCGAAGAAACCAATCTTCTCGAAGAGCTGGCGGAAAAACCGGAATATACAAAAGATTTAGAATATGCTTATAAACACAGAGCGGACTTTTTAAACGCTCTGAAACAAAAAGAGATCGCGGAAGCCGCTTTGAAAAACGCGAACAACGATCGTCTTCCCACTCTGACTCTTTCCGGAACCGGAGCGAGTCAGGCTCAGAACATCGTTTCTCCTCAGGAGAACTATGTGGATTCCACCCACGGTATCACCACTGCAAAGTATAAGGAATGGACCGGACAAATGAACTTTGTCTATCCGATCGCGGACAAAGGAATTTATGCCGGAGTCAGAGACGCGAATATCGGAATGCGTCAGGCGACACTGAGAGAGGAAGAATTGAAGAACGAAGTGAGAGACGACGTAAAAACTCGGATCGAAGCTCTCGAAGCAAGTCACAGAATTTATAAAAACAACATCATCACCGAAAGAGAAAGTAACAACTACTACAACGGAGTTCTTCGTAGCTTCCGTCAAGGTAGAGCCGACGCGGTTTCCGTAAAGAACGCGTTAGACACATACGTTCAAGATCAGCTTAGATTGACTCAGGCGAAAGTGAACTTCAACATCGATCTTCTTCGTTATTATCTTGCGAAGAATTCCCTGCTCGAACGCTTTCAAGTGGAACGAGACAAACTTCTCCCGAACTTAGATTGATAGAAAGAGGCCGAGGTACGATTGAGAAAGAGTTTTTTTGTAGCCCTCGGCCTGTTCTTTGCCTCCATTCTTCTCGGTTTTCTCGTTTGGAAAATTCTCACCCGAAAAACCGATTCCGTTTATAAGAATTTTTCCAAAGGGAACTGGGACGACGTCGTTTTAGAGGTTCTTTCCAAAAAGGATCCGGACTTGGAGGATTATTCCTATGCTTCCATGTCTCTTGCGGAATACAACTCTCAGCTTCTGACCGTGGCCGCGGAAAAGAAGGAAAGAATCGTTCAAAAGTTCGCGGACAAATCGGGACTGAAATTTTCAAAACGCGAAGTCGGCGGAAGAACGATCTTCACCTTCGAAGACAGATTCTTTTCGTTTTTACCGGACGGTTCTTTTTTAAAAACAAGAGCCCTTTGTAAAAAACTCACTCTCGGCGCGGAATACGAAACACAGGACATTCTTTCCCGTTATCTTACGAAATTAATTTCTTCCAACCCTCTTCCGCTTTACAACGAATACAACCAAGCTCTTCTTAAATCCTTATCCGCGGGAAGCGCGAAGGAACTGGACGAAAGCGGAAGAACGAAACTGGCCCGTCTGCTCGAATACTTTTCGGGTAGAGAGGATTCTCCGTTTAGCGGCGGTAAGGCGGAGATCGAAGGAAAAAATCTGAACGTCAGAACGGGACCGGGAACCGAAAACCCGATCGCGTTTCAGTTTAAGGGCGGAGAAACCGTATTCATTCTCGATCGGGACTCTCGCACCGAAACCATCGCGGGCAAACGAGGAAACTGGAATCAGGTTTTGGATCTGAGAAACGGAAGCGTAGGTTGGATCTTTTCCGGGTTTCTAAAAAACGTGAGTTCGGATCTTTCGATCTCACAAAGTATGGAAGAATCCTTCCGCGCTTTGGACCGTTCTCCCGTTTGGGATTTCGAATCTTGGAAAGAATCTTCGCCGCCGAACGGATTCCAAGGTGAATATCATCCCACGGAAAAGATCGCTCTCGACGGCGACACGGGCATCGTTCTCCATTCTTCCAAAAATAAATACGATCTGGTTTGTCGTTCCGTTGAGGAACCGTTCCGCGATCTTGAATTCTATCTCACGTTCTTAGGCGGTGACGAAAGCCTTCCGGTTTTTACCTTGTTCGCCGGTTCGCCGGGCGACCTACAGAAGGCCTTCGAAATCGAAATGGATAAGGAAAGTATTTCCATCAACCGAAATCGATACATCACCGGAGACAACTTTTCGAAGAAGAGATTTCGTCTAAATATACAAAGCGGCGGTTCCGGTTTTCAGGGCGGTTTGATCGTTTCGGAAAAAAGGGTTCTTTCGGGTATCGATTCCCTCGAATCGATCGACGCGAGTTCCGGAATCCGTTGGAGACTTTGTCTTCCCATGGCGAGAGAAAACGGGGATTCGAGTTTGAGCGTTTTTCAATTCAAGTTCGTCCCGTAACAAGCGATAGTAAATTAGAATATTCTAATAGAGAGATTTCCATGCCGACATACGACTACAAATGTAAAGCCTGCGGACAAACGTTCGAGATATTTCATTCCATGAAAGACGACCCCGTTAAAGATTGTCATCTTTGCGGAAAACAAGGGGACGTGGAAAGAATGATTTCCAACGGTTCCGGAATCATTTTCAAAGGAACCGGTTTTTACGTGACCGATTATAAAAAGAGCGGTTCCGGTTCGGGAGAATCCGCGAAATCATCGGCTTCTTCGGATTGATTCGGTTTTAACCTTGGGAAGACTCGGAATTCTCGCGGGCGCGGGAGAACTACCTCATATCGGAATGAAAGAGGCTCTCGCGGCGGGCGAAGATCCGATCTTTCTTTCCATCATCGAATCCGATTTCCAACCCGGAAATTACGGAGATCGAAATCTTCCGATCCATATTGTCAAGATCGGAACGCTTATGAAGTTGTGCAAACAACACGGCATCGATCGTCTTCTCCTTCTCGGGAAGGTCAAAAAGGAAATCATATTCAAAAATCTTAAATTCGATCTCAAGGCGATCAGTCTTTTGGCGAGAATGATCAACAAACACGATTACTCGATTTTCAAAACGGTTTCCGAAGAGTTCGCCAAAGAAAAGATCACGATCATTTCCCAAAAGACGTATTTAAAATCCCTATTTCTTCCCGAAGGAAGATACACGAAAAAATCCC from Leptospira kmetyi serovar Malaysia str. Bejo-Iso9 harbors:
- the sucD gene encoding succinate--CoA ligase subunit alpha; protein product: MAVLVDENTKVVVQGITGKEGSFHATQMLAYGTKVVAGVTPGKGGSKWEDKVPVFNTIKDSVKNEGANAAVIFVPPAFAADAIIEGILAELPLVICITEGIPTHDMLKVYSVLRNSKTRLVGPNCPGVITPRAKQKLGIMPGFIHSPGSVGIVSRSGTLTYESVAQITKQGLGQSTCIGIGGDPVPGMNHTEAIKLLNEDPETKGIVMIGEIGGTSEEEAAEYIKNHVKKPVVGFIAGQTAPPGKRMGHAGAIISGGLGTATSKMKAMQEAGIQVCQSIAEVGEKMKKALG
- a CDS encoding LpxI family protein; this encodes MGRLGILAGAGELPHIGMKEALAAGEDPIFLSIIESDFQPGNYGDRNLPIHIVKIGTLMKLCKQHGIDRLLLLGKVKKEIIFKNLKFDLKAISLLARMINKHDYSIFKTVSEEFAKEKITIISQKTYLKSLFLPEGRYTKKSLTKKELEDVAFGMEYAEKMAGLDIGQTVVVLDKSVLAVEAVEGTDLAIKRGGSYAKKGKAVVCKSSKPGQDHRFDLPTVGEETLKTMYENNCGTLALRTGETIIVHPKEFINLAEKLKIHILSIGSGNLTKINSTTQKIR
- a CDS encoding TolC family protein — its product is MENKVKNSQTRIPKVREISRILLGSFVLLLSTTLFAEGTLLKLSTEETVKRALESNYNLQNLRYELAKSDTNFLKNDSKYSWRLVADGRASQSILPFNQANLLSGTKISDDTIKGGIEKTLQTTGTYFKVEAGTRRFDSNAFENAATTPAGFAALGIPPLYTGFVRATISQDLLKNSFGYKGRNEVKILESQAEIAKNQVSQQISGVIVDSLVDFWDYSIKTQAVKTYRQLVENTKNIRNLTARKQGLGLSESFEVNQWNALLAQAENQLETAQVQKEEAKRKLVRSLKIPDGTTLSEETNLLEELAEKPEYTKDLEYAYKHRADFLNALKQKEIAEAALKNANNDRLPTLTLSGTGASQAQNIVSPQENYVDSTHGITTAKYKEWTGQMNFVYPIADKGIYAGVRDANIGMRQATLREEELKNEVRDDVKTRIEALEASHRIYKNNIITERESNNYYNGVLRSFRQGRADAVSVKNALDTYVQDQLRLTQAKVNFNIDLLRYYLAKNSLLERFQVERDKLLPNLD
- a CDS encoding FmdB family zinc ribbon protein — translated: MPTYDYKCKACGQTFEIFHSMKDDPVKDCHLCGKQGDVERMISNGSGIIFKGTGFYVTDYKKSGSGSGESAKSSASSD
- a CDS encoding SH3 domain-containing protein, which encodes MRKSFFVALGLFFASILLGFLVWKILTRKTDSVYKNFSKGNWDDVVLEVLSKKDPDLEDYSYASMSLAEYNSQLLTVAAEKKERIVQKFADKSGLKFSKREVGGRTIFTFEDRFFSFLPDGSFLKTRALCKKLTLGAEYETQDILSRYLTKLISSNPLPLYNEYNQALLKSLSAGSAKELDESGRTKLARLLEYFSGREDSPFSGGKAEIEGKNLNVRTGPGTENPIAFQFKGGETVFILDRDSRTETIAGKRGNWNQVLDLRNGSVGWIFSGFLKNVSSDLSISQSMEESFRALDRSPVWDFESWKESSPPNGFQGEYHPTEKIALDGDTGIVLHSSKNKYDLVCRSVEEPFRDLEFYLTFLGGDESLPVFTLFAGSPGDLQKAFEIEMDKESISINRNRYITGDNFSKKRFRLNIQSGGSGFQGGLIVSEKRVLSGIDSLESIDASSGIRWRLCLPMARENGDSSLSVFQFKFVP
- the sucC gene encoding ADP-forming succinate--CoA ligase subunit beta, which translates into the protein MKIHEYQAKEILRRHKANVPFGVVIDKKENASKAHDEVTSKTGGSVVVVKAQIHAGGRGKGGGVKVTKTKEDAIAAVDKILGMQLITPQTGPEGKKVLKVYLEQGIDIAKEYYLSILLDRSIRKTIIMASTEGGMEIEEVAETHPEKILKIAIDPGIGLQVNQARQLAFDLGLPAESHKSFQSLVLAIYEAYIKEDASLLEINPLILTKQNEIIAGDCKIDLDENALYRHADNAAFRDITEEDPLEVQASEFNLNYVKLDGNIGCMVNGAGLAMATMDIVKLAGAEPANFLDVGGGANKTTVTNGFKIILGDPNVKGIFVNIFGGIVRCDMVAEGIIEAAKAVDLKVPLVVRLQGTNSELGREVLNKSGLKITGVDDLREAASTIAKLIQ